TCGACGAAGCGCCAGGTGCGGCCGCCGAGTTCGATCATTTCGTCCACCGGGTCACGGGTGGTGCCGGCGGTGTCATCAACAACCACACGCTCGGAACCGGCCAGCTTGTTCAGCAGCGAGGACTTGCCCACGTTCGGGCGGCCGATCAGGGCGATGCGGCGCGGGCCGCCGGAGCGGTCCAGTCCACCGTAGGCGGAGTACTCGGGCAGCACGTCGAGGACGGCGTCGAGCATATCGCCGGTGCCGCGGCCGTGCAGCGCCGAGACGGGGTACGGCTCGCCGAAGCCCAGGCCCCAGAGGGAGGACGCATCGGCTTCGTTCTGGATGTCGTCCACCTTGTTGGCGACGACGACGACGGGCTTGCCCTTGCCGCGCAGCATCCGCACCACGGCTTCATCCGTTGCGGTGATGCCGACGGTCGCGTCAACCACGAGCATGACGGCGTCGGCGTGGTCGACGGCGATTTCGGCCTGGTCGGCAACCCGGCGGTGGATGCCGCGGGCGTCGTGCTCCCAGCCGCCGGTGTCCACCAGGGTGAAGTTCACGCCGTTCCAGGTTGCCGGGTAGGACACGCGGTCACGGGTGACACCGGGGGTGTCTTCGACGACGGCCTCGCGGCGGCCGAGGATACGGTTCACCAGGGTGGACTTGCCCACGTTCGGGCGCCCAACAATGGCGACCACGGGATCCTGGCGGACCGGTGCGTCTTCGTCGTATTCTTCGAAGCCGCCGGCAAGCAGCGCAGCGTCTTCTTCATCAAGTTCGTAGTCGTCGAGACCGGCGCGGAGGGAGCGGGCGCGTATATCGGCCTCGTCGTCGTCCATTGCCGCCAGGCGCTCGTCGATCGAGTCCACTCCGGACGGGATGTACTCGTCCGTGGAGATCCCGTCACCGGCGGTGTCGTCGTTGAGAGG
This window of the Arthrobacter sp. zg-Y919 genome carries:
- the der gene encoding ribosome biogenesis GTPase Der produces the protein MNGKPLNDDTAGDGISTDEYIPSGVDSIDERLAAMDDDEADIRARSLRAGLDDYELDEEDAALLAGGFEEYDEDAPVRQDPVVAIVGRPNVGKSTLVNRILGRREAVVEDTPGVTRDRVSYPATWNGVNFTLVDTGGWEHDARGIHRRVADQAEIAVDHADAVMLVVDATVGITATDEAVVRMLRGKGKPVVVVANKVDDIQNEADASSLWGLGFGEPYPVSALHGRGTGDMLDAVLDVLPEYSAYGGLDRSGGPRRIALIGRPNVGKSSLLNKLAGSERVVVDDTAGTTRDPVDEMIELGGRTWRFVDTAGIRRRQHMAQGADFYASLRTQAALEKAEVAVVLLAVDEVLSEQDVRILQLAIESGRALVLAFNKWDLLDEERRRYLKIEIERDLAHVEWAPHVNISAKTGWHKDRLVPALDTALENWDKRIPTGKLNAFLGELVAAHPHPVRGGKQPRILFGTQASSRPPKFVLFTTGFLDPGYRRFITRRLRETFGFEGTPIEVNMRVREKRGKNSKR